From Acinetobacter sp. ASP199, the proteins below share one genomic window:
- the hfq gene encoding RNA chaperone Hfq, translating into MSKGQTLQDPFLNSLRKERIPVSIFLVNGIKLQGHIESFDQYVVLLKNTVSQMVYKHAISTVVPARNPRPAGAPAGPQGAGFGGQGGGFGGGQPGGFGGQGGFGGGQPGGFGGQGGFGGGQGAGFGGQGGFGGGQPGGFGGQGGFGGQGGFGGQGAGFTDDAKFEDSQDDENNR; encoded by the coding sequence ATGTCTAAAGGTCAAACTTTACAAGATCCGTTCTTGAATTCCCTACGTAAAGAACGTATTCCTGTTTCTATCTTCCTAGTTAACGGTATCAAACTACAAGGTCATATCGAATCATTTGACCAATACGTTGTATTATTAAAAAATACTGTAAGCCAAATGGTTTACAAACATGCGATTTCTACAGTAGTTCCTGCACGTAATCCACGTCCAGCAGGTGCTCCAGCTGGTCCTCAAGGCGCTGGTTTTGGCGGTCAAGGCGGTGGCTTTGGTGGCGGTCAACCTGGTGGCTTCGGCGGTCAAGGTGGCTTTGGTGGCGGTCAACCTGGTGGCTTCGGCGGTCAAGGTGGCTTCGGTGGCGGTCAAGGCGCTGGCTTTGGTGGTCAAGGTGGCTTCGGCGGCGGTCAACCTGGTGGCTTCGGTGGTCAAGGTGGCTTTGGTGGTCAAGGCGGTTTCGGTGGTCAAGGCGCTGGCTTTACTGACGATGCAAAATTCGAAGATTCTCAAGATGACGAAAACAACCGTTAA
- the miaA gene encoding tRNA (adenosine(37)-N6)-dimethylallyltransferase MiaA, with the protein MSNQLPVINLMGPTASGKTALACELYEQGNFELISVDSALVYREMDIGTAKPTKAELEQYPHHLIDIISPLEVYSAANFVEDACRLIDDMHARGKTPILVGGTMLYFKALLEGLSDNLPSADYAVRGEIEAKAEREGWEAVYAELCRVDPVAGKKFKVSDKQRIIRALEVYKLTGEAITKLQAEQPKNQPYRYSFHNYALMPDRVELHKRIEKRLEIMWEIGFLNEVENLMRKYDFDENLPSMRSVGYRQAIEFIKNSDRSIEKQREMEDKALFATRQLAKRQYTWLRSLQDKHKFTTYFTAQQAQEDLRNCYG; encoded by the coding sequence ATGTCAAATCAATTGCCGGTCATCAACTTAATGGGACCAACTGCAAGTGGTAAAACCGCTTTGGCATGTGAACTTTATGAGCAAGGAAATTTTGAGCTGATTTCCGTCGATTCAGCGCTGGTTTACCGGGAAATGGATATTGGTACAGCCAAACCCACCAAAGCGGAATTAGAGCAGTATCCGCATCATCTGATTGATATTATTAGTCCTTTAGAGGTGTATTCAGCTGCCAATTTTGTCGAAGATGCCTGCCGCCTGATTGACGATATGCATGCACGTGGCAAAACCCCGATTTTGGTCGGTGGAACAATGCTGTATTTCAAAGCATTGTTAGAAGGATTATCTGACAATTTGCCAAGTGCGGATTATGCGGTACGTGGCGAAATTGAAGCAAAAGCCGAGCGGGAAGGGTGGGAAGCTGTCTATGCAGAATTATGTCGTGTAGATCCAGTCGCAGGGAAAAAATTCAAAGTAAGCGACAAGCAGCGCATTATTCGGGCTTTAGAGGTTTATAAGCTGACGGGTGAAGCTATAACAAAACTACAAGCAGAACAACCAAAAAATCAACCATATCGTTACAGTTTTCATAATTACGCGCTGATGCCAGACCGAGTAGAATTACATAAGCGTATTGAAAAACGATTAGAAATTATGTGGGAAATCGGTTTTTTAAATGAAGTGGAAAACTTGATGAGAAAATACGATTTCGATGAAAATCTTCCCTCTATGCGTTCCGTTGGTTATCGTCAGGCGATCGAATTTATAAAAAATAGTGATCGAAGTATTGAAAAACAGCGGGAAATGGAAGACAAGGCATTGTTTGCAACACGACAACTTGCTAAACGTCAATACACATGGTTAAGATCTTTGCAAGATAAGCATAAATTTACTACATATTTTACCGCACAGCAGGCTCAAGAAGACTTGCGAAACTGTTACGGATAA
- the mutL gene encoding DNA mismatch repair endonuclease MutL, with amino-acid sequence MSNDLSVRRIRSLDPALANQIAAGEVIERPASVVKELLENSIDAGATELIIRVEQGGSTLIEIIDNGRGIHPEDLALAVMRHATSKIQTAEELHAITSLGFRGEALASIAAVSRLTLTSSQNEEGIGYQVEVNGTAFDHQEIQAVATSRGTHIRVQDLFFNVPARRKFLKKPGTEFGHIEEIVRRLALTHFDIRFVLEHNESIKLNLPVADSGALRFQRVQQLLGRQFTENAYWIDADSINMRLSGWLGHPSDARAQADMQYVYVNGRIVRDKTISHALRMAYDGILHGHQHAAYLLFLEVDPENIDVNVHPTKHEIRFLNQREVHEFVRHYAKETLAQFQTATADLAEAMKTEQEPVQLTPQPRYQEQFSLHQAAQQSHAESYAAQQHLHPRNAHQHVEAEASDVLTDFESSRPQTVYYAQDYAKPYGGSQQLNNALKSYLAPLRTSSETEHLSPEQSFQTHVQAKVDEHPLGIAIAQLHGIYILAQNTEGLIIVDMHAAHERIVLQQMKSAWDKPEFWTSQQLLIPKVVSISRMQAMRIEELKEQLARFGLEIDQYGDEQVIVRGVPAILHKADFDALIPELLDDLDPTDQAQGLLQKRDQILAGMACHGAVRAHRILSLSEMNALLRQMEQTEFASQCNHGRPTWRAFPLAQLDKLFARGE; translated from the coding sequence ATGTCGAATGATTTAAGCGTACGCCGTATCCGTTCACTTGATCCTGCACTGGCGAACCAGATTGCAGCGGGTGAAGTGATTGAACGACCTGCATCCGTAGTGAAAGAACTGCTCGAAAACTCGATTGATGCCGGTGCGACTGAACTGATTATCCGTGTGGAACAGGGCGGCAGTACACTGATCGAAATTATTGACAATGGTCGAGGGATTCACCCGGAAGATTTGGCGCTAGCGGTGATGCGTCACGCTACCAGTAAAATCCAGACAGCAGAAGAATTACATGCTATCACCAGTCTGGGGTTTCGTGGTGAGGCACTGGCTTCGATCGCAGCTGTATCGCGTTTAACTTTAACCAGTAGTCAAAATGAAGAAGGCATTGGTTATCAGGTTGAAGTGAATGGTACTGCTTTTGATCATCAGGAAATTCAGGCGGTCGCGACCTCACGTGGTACTCATATCCGGGTTCAGGATTTATTCTTTAATGTACCGGCACGTCGTAAATTCCTTAAAAAACCGGGAACTGAATTTGGGCATATTGAAGAGATTGTACGCCGTCTGGCGCTAACCCATTTCGATATCCGTTTTGTGCTGGAACATAATGAAAGTATCAAGCTGAATCTGCCTGTCGCAGACAGTGGAGCATTACGTTTCCAGCGTGTGCAGCAGTTATTGGGGCGCCAGTTTACTGAAAATGCTTACTGGATTGATGCAGATAGTATCAACATGCGCTTATCAGGCTGGTTGGGTCATCCTTCTGACGCACGTGCGCAAGCTGATATGCAATATGTCTATGTAAATGGTCGTATCGTACGAGACAAGACCATTTCCCATGCTTTACGTATGGCTTATGATGGAATTCTGCATGGCCATCAGCATGCAGCTTATCTGCTATTTCTGGAAGTGGATCCGGAAAATATTGATGTCAATGTACATCCCACCAAACATGAAATCCGTTTCCTGAATCAGCGTGAAGTGCACGAGTTTGTACGTCACTATGCCAAAGAAACATTGGCACAGTTCCAGACCGCAACAGCCGATCTGGCTGAAGCGATGAAAACTGAACAGGAACCTGTACAACTGACGCCTCAGCCACGTTATCAGGAACAATTTAGCCTGCATCAGGCTGCACAGCAGTCCCATGCTGAATCTTATGCGGCTCAGCAGCATCTACATCCTCGGAATGCTCATCAACATGTAGAAGCCGAAGCTTCAGATGTGCTGACTGACTTTGAGTCATCGCGTCCGCAGACTGTGTATTATGCGCAGGATTACGCCAAGCCTTATGGCGGTTCACAGCAGCTTAATAATGCCTTAAAAAGCTATTTGGCACCACTTAGAACAAGCTCCGAAACTGAGCATCTAAGTCCTGAACAGTCTTTCCAGACCCATGTACAGGCCAAAGTAGATGAGCATCCTTTAGGGATAGCGATTGCACAGCTGCATGGGATTTATATCCTTGCGCAAAACACCGAAGGTCTGATTATCGTAGATATGCATGCAGCACATGAACGTATCGTGTTACAGCAAATGAAATCTGCCTGGGATAAACCGGAATTCTGGACGTCGCAACAGCTTTTAATTCCTAAAGTAGTTTCTATCAGTCGTATGCAGGCCATGCGTATAGAGGAGCTGAAAGAACAGCTAGCACGATTTGGTCTGGAGATTGACCAATATGGAGATGAGCAGGTCATTGTGCGTGGGGTGCCGGCGATCTTGCATAAGGCAGATTTTGATGCCTTAATTCCTGAATTGCTAGACGACCTGGATCCAACCGATCAGGCGCAAGGCTTATTGCAAAAGCGTGATCAGATCTTGGCAGGTATGGCCTGTCATGGTGCGGTACGTGCACACCGTATTTTAAGTTTGTCTGAAATGAATGCCTTATTGCGTCAGATGGAACAAACTGAATTTGCCAGCCAGTGCAATCATGGACGCCCAACATGGCGTGCCTTTCCACTGGCACAACTAGATAAACTTTTTGCTCGAGGAGAGTAG
- the tsaE gene encoding tRNA (adenosine(37)-N6)-threonylcarbamoyltransferase complex ATPase subunit type 1 TsaE → MPYSFTVTLNHEEDTQQLAKVLAVNFSAGVIYLIGDLGAGKTTLTRYYLQQLGHQGSVKSPTYTLVEPYNIQGKDIFHFDLYRLNDPYELELMGIRDYLETPNALFLFEWPSKGGEEIPEADLVIEILKSEDELTRTATLTSSNSALQQALEQQFPYVE, encoded by the coding sequence ATGCCTTATTCATTTACTGTCACCTTAAATCATGAAGAAGATACCCAGCAGCTGGCCAAAGTACTGGCCGTCAACTTTAGTGCGGGAGTGATCTATCTTATCGGTGACCTAGGGGCAGGCAAGACGACATTGACGCGCTATTATTTGCAACAGCTTGGCCATCAGGGTTCAGTCAAAAGTCCTACCTATACACTGGTAGAACCTTATAATATTCAAGGGAAAGATATTTTCCACTTTGACCTGTATCGTTTAAATGATCCGTATGAACTGGAGCTGATGGGCATTCGGGATTATCTTGAAACGCCAAATGCATTATTCTTGTTTGAATGGCCTTCTAAAGGCGGTGAAGAAATTCCTGAAGCAGATCTGGTCATTGAAATTCTTAAATCTGAAGATGAGTTGACGCGTACTGCAACGTTAACTTCATCAAACTCAGCATTACAACAGGCTTTGGAGCAGCAATTCCCATATGTCGAATGA